A part of Amphiprion ocellaris isolate individual 3 ecotype Okinawa chromosome 16, ASM2253959v1, whole genome shotgun sequence genomic DNA contains:
- the LOC111574688 gene encoding RING finger protein 122-like isoform X1 gives MHPIQWCNGCLCDLGLQNSDPYCKMTSEELFHLPLNVYIIILGIGLFILMLSLIFCCYLFRLRRQGAREQYGYNEVVLKGAGKKLSLLGQTCAVCLEEFRSRDELGVCPCSHAFHKKCLLKWLEIRSVCPMCNKPICRLQPDPPQEPERPQSLLEV, from the exons ATGCATCCTATCCAATGGTGTAACG GGTGTCTGTGTGACCTTGGATTGCAGAACTCTGACCCCTACTGCAAGATGACGTCTGAAGAGCTCTTCCACCTGCCGCTCAATGTCTACATTATCATCCTGGGCATCGGCCTCTTCATCCTCATGCTCAGCCTCATCTTCTGCTGCTACCTGTTCAG ACTGCGGCGACAAGGTGCAAGAGAACAGTATGGCTACAATGAG GTTGTTTTGAAAGGAGCAGGGAAGAAACTTAGTCTTCTTGGA CAAACATGTGCGGTGTGTTTAGAAGAGTTTCGCAGCAGGGACGAGCTTGGGGTGTGCCCATGTTCCCATGCTTTTCACAAGAA GTGTCTGCTAAAGTGGTTAGAGATCCGCAGTGTGTGTCCCATGTGCAACAAGCCCATTTGTCGCCTCCAGCCGGACCCCCCACAAGAACCTGAGCGGCCTCAGAGTCTCCTGGAGGTCTGA
- the LOC111574688 gene encoding RING finger protein 122-like isoform X2, whose protein sequence is MTSEELFHLPLNVYIIILGIGLFILMLSLIFCCYLFRLRRQGAREQYGYNEVVLKGAGKKLSLLGQTCAVCLEEFRSRDELGVCPCSHAFHKKCLLKWLEIRSVCPMCNKPICRLQPDPPQEPERPQSLLEV, encoded by the exons ATGACGTCTGAAGAGCTCTTCCACCTGCCGCTCAATGTCTACATTATCATCCTGGGCATCGGCCTCTTCATCCTCATGCTCAGCCTCATCTTCTGCTGCTACCTGTTCAG ACTGCGGCGACAAGGTGCAAGAGAACAGTATGGCTACAATGAG GTTGTTTTGAAAGGAGCAGGGAAGAAACTTAGTCTTCTTGGA CAAACATGTGCGGTGTGTTTAGAAGAGTTTCGCAGCAGGGACGAGCTTGGGGTGTGCCCATGTTCCCATGCTTTTCACAAGAA GTGTCTGCTAAAGTGGTTAGAGATCCGCAGTGTGTGTCCCATGTGCAACAAGCCCATTTGTCGCCTCCAGCCGGACCCCCCACAAGAACCTGAGCGGCCTCAGAGTCTCCTGGAGGTCTGA